The genome window ATGCAGAGGAACGTGACCGCGCCCGCGATATCCTCGGGCTGGCCCCAGCGTCCCGCGGGGATCCGGCCCAGGATCTCCTTCGAGCGGTCGGGATCGTCGCGCAGCGCCTCGGTATTGTTGGTCGCGACATAGCCGGGTGCCACCGCGTTCACGTTGATCCCCTGTCCGGCCCATTCGTTGGCGAGCACCTTGGTCAGCCCCACCACGCCATGCTTCGACGCGGTGTAGGACGGCACACGGATGCCCCCCTGGAACGACAGGAGCGAGGCGATGTTGACGATCCGACCGCCCCCGCCGGACGCGATGCGCCCCTTCGCGAAACGCTGGCAAAGCAGGAAGACGGCCTTGAGGTTCACATCGATCACCGCGTCCCAGTCGGCCTCGGTGAAATCGACACTGTCCTCGCGGCGGATGATCCCCGCATTGTTGACCAGGATATCCAGATCGCCCGCCTGCTCCAGCCGCGCGGCCCCTTCGGCCGGATCGGCGAGGTCCATCTCGAACGCCTCGGCCGACCCCCCCTCGCCCGTGATCGTCGCGACCGTCTCGTCGCAGGACGACCGTCCGGCGCAGACCACATGCGCGCCCGAACGGGCCAGATCCACCGCGATGGCCTGACCGATCCCGGTATTGGCCCCCGTGACGAAGGCGCGACGCCCGTCGAGGGTGAACCGCGCGTTCATCGCAGATCCTCCATCGCGACCATGTCCATATCGGTGAAATCCACGTTGTCGCCCGCCATGGCCCAGCAGAACGTGTAGGCCCCCGTGCCGCAGCCCGAATGGATCGACCATGGCGGAGAGATCACCGCCTCCTCGTTGCCCATCACGATATGCCGCGTCTGATCGGGTGCCCCCATGAAATGCATGACGCGCGCCTCGGGCGACATGTCGAAATAGAGATAGGCCTCCATCCGGCGATCATGCGTATGGGCGGGCATCGTGTTCCACACACTCCCCGGGGCGAGCTGCGTGTACCCCATGACAAGTTGACAGGTGTCAACCACGTCGGGATGCAGGAATTGCAGGATCACCCTCTCGTTCGCCTCTTGGGACGAGCCGAGCTCGACCCG of Palleronia sp. LCG004 contains these proteins:
- the kduD gene encoding 2-dehydro-3-deoxy-D-gluconate 5-dehydrogenase KduD, whose amino-acid sequence is MNARFTLDGRRAFVTGANTGIGQAIAVDLARSGAHVVCAGRSSCDETVATITGEGGSAEAFEMDLADPAEGAARLEQAGDLDILVNNAGIIRREDSVDFTEADWDAVIDVNLKAVFLLCQRFAKGRIASGGGGRIVNIASLLSFQGGIRVPSYTASKHGVVGLTKVLANEWAGQGINVNAVAPGYVATNNTEALRDDPDRSKEILGRIPAGRWGQPEDIAGAVTFLCMPAADYVTGTVLSVDGGWLAR